In one Diceros bicornis minor isolate mBicDic1 chromosome 2, mDicBic1.mat.cur, whole genome shotgun sequence genomic region, the following are encoded:
- the CFAP92 gene encoding LOW QUALITY PROTEIN: uncharacterized protein CFAP92 (The sequence of the model RefSeq protein was modified relative to this genomic sequence to represent the inferred CDS: inserted 1 base in 1 codon): protein MSVRSREWEDEDRASMGPMVSTGSFYQSGSEGGVEEHLKARAQASGSGHQCSGXESSDGPASTGDSDVPQIIPWHFSISLTFPVNVGDKGKYTSLIEKRKKCPKTDKPAAKLRRFYHIEYFLLPHDGEPKKVDIVLFPAVAKVFLDSEVKMCTVRPWHEGDKVWVSWIQTFNINMTKELLKKTNFHRITLRLWDTKENILKKVRKYLSETFGFLEDAGALGKSGIRVLFEMSLEARGFSLVTG from the exons ATGTCAGTGCGCTCCAGGGAGTGGGAGGACGAGGACAGGGCCAGCATGGGGCCCATGGTCTCCACGGGCAGCTTTTACCAGTCCGGGAGCGAGGGTGGCGTGGAGGAGCACCTGAAGGCCAGAGCGCAGGCGTCAGGTTCTGGCCACCAGTGCAGCG CCGAGTCCTCAGACGGGCCTGCCAGCACTGGCGACTCTGACGTGCCCCAGATCATCCCCTGGCATTTCAGCATCTCCCTGACCTTCCCGGTGAATGTCG GTgataaaggaaaatatacaagTTTGATTGAAAAACGTAAGAAATGCCCTAAAACGGACAAACCTGCTGCAAAGCTTCGCCGTTTCTACCACATTGAGTATTTTCTTCTGCCGCATGATGGAGAGCCTAAAAAAGTTGACATTGTGCTGTTTCCAGCGGTGGCCAAAGTGTTCCTGGATTCAGAAgtaaagatgtgt ACCGTGAGGCCGTGGCATGAAGGAGACAAAGTCTGGGTGTCATGGATCCAAACTTTTAACATTAACATGACAAAGGAGTtactaaagaaaacaaattttcacAGAATAACTTTGAGGCTCTGGGACACTAaggagaatattttgaaaaaagttaGGAAGTATCTATCAGAGACGTTTGGGTTTTTGGAAGATGCAGGAGCTCTTGGTAAGTCAGGTATTCGtgttttatttgaaatgtctctgGAGGCTCGTGGCTTCTCCTTAGTAACAGGATAA